The Phragmites australis chromosome 1, lpPhrAust1.1, whole genome shotgun sequence genomic interval AGAAAAAATGCCTATATTATACAGTAAGCAAGAAATGTAAGAATTACTGACCATCTTAGCTTCTGCGACCTTTCAAACCAAAGGTTGAGGATTGGTACTCATGCTTTTTTGTGCTTAATGTAAACTTCATTTATGCTGGAAACAAGTCCTGCACTAGTTTTACAAAAGAACTGACAGTTAGCGTCTGCCTTTTCTTAAAAGCAGAACTGCAGTAGTATATACAGCCCATCAAAGTAAAACATACAAATGGTATAAATACTGGCTCAAGCGCCGTTATCCTTTCTGTTCATATTGTAAATCACAGAATTAATAGCCAATCCACCATTAATTTCTTGAACATGaataaaaataagtttttagTGCCTTTCTATCATCAAACAAATATAGCAAACATGGAGATGGAAAGAATACAACCATATCATCTGGAAGATCATCTTTCCTACTGGAAAATATAAAACACCAGTGGTCTCAATGTTACTGAAAATATAAAACACCAGTGGTCTCAATGTTACTGAATTATCTTAACTGCCACATAATTTCACATAAACGATGTGTGGTCtaatcatttttgtttttgctgcTGACGGAAATTTTCTTCTCCCTTTTCTGCTGGAGTTATGTAAAATTAAAGGCATATATTCAAGTACTGCCAGAGAGCTACTGAAttagtttttcttcttttttagggGTGACACATCTAGTTTTGGACAAGCATGAGCTAGCTGCCTAGCCGCTCCTATTATCATCTTCTGCCTAGCTATCCTGCGTATTGACAATAATATGCATTGACAACATCTAAACTATCCTTTCAAAATCATTCCCTTTCTTCAGATTTGGGAGGAAAGAGGTATTATCATGTCGACTCCAATATCTGCTCGTGGATAGACAGTTGCTTTCCAATCTTCCTCAAAACAATCATTCCGAATGATGAAGGGCCCAGTTTCTACTATGCCCTTGTCCACTGAAAAACATCAATTGATTATGCATCCTCTATATATGAAACAATGCAGTGCTCAAAATATAGTGGCTTTTGGTCCTACTGACTTCTATCTTACCCAGCGGCACATGATATGGGGCCCTAGTTTGTCCATCTCTCATCAGCAGGCCCACTGTTATTCTGTTAACCAAAGAAGCTATGACAGCACATGCTTGGGCCCCTCTAATTCTATCCAGAGACAAACCTCTGATTAGCTCTATAGATCAAAAATATCTGCCAGCAGGATATTTCCTGGAATAGTATAATAAAAGCATATCTTAAAGTAGGTATATGGAATTACACAGTGATTACTGGAACAAGAATTGGACTATATTAAGCTTTCTAAAACGTCATATACTTACGAATGGAGGTACTAGATAACAGAGTTTGATCATGAGCATAAAGACTTAAATATGTTTCTCCTGTCTGTTAAACAGAACTACTACAACATCTACGGAGGAGCCCAGTACCCATTTTATGGAGGAGCAGCAGCTGGCATGGTGACTGGAACAAGTCCCTTTTATCCATATTTCCTGTTTGGGCAGTCAGGAAACACTACAACCAACTACACAAGTGGACAAGGCTACAACTTGCAATACCCACAAATGTTTCGCTTCTCCACTGTGTCTTCTACAGCTGCTGCAGTGACGGGTTTTGCTCAGCAGTATGGAGGAccattgtcacttgcactgagCCCTCAAGCCCAAGCAGGTACTACTAGATTTATTGTATGTATCCACTTAAAAACATTATAAAAAACTCATTGTTCACTATTCAAAACCTGCTTGTGCATTTGTGATCCTAGCTTAATGTAGCATTCGTTACAACTTCTAGACTTCATGTCGCATATTGTTCTAATAATGGGGAAAATGCAACCCACAGTCTGCTCTAGTGCATTTCTAAGAACAAATCAACCACCAGCATTTTGTCAATCTGTCAGGTTACAATACAAGAATTTAAACAAGTGTGAGTGCATTGAATACAGAAGAAAGTATGATCATACATACATTTGCATTGGTTTGCTAAGAAGACTCAACCATGTTCTCAGAATTAGTTATCAGTTTCTTTCCTGCTCAGCTGTGGTACTAATATCTTGACAGTGTGTGTCCCCATTAAACAGGCATGACTACGGCTCTCACATCTCCGACCCTGCCAACTCCAACTCAGGCTGCTCATCCTTACCGGCTGATTCCCTCACACTTTGCAGTGTCTGCCGCTCCGGAGCAACCCTTGGCCTAACCATGGTCTCCCTTCCTATTGTTGCTGTCTTGTTCTTGTTTCCAACATATCGAGTCTATGCATCCATCTCTAACACCAAAAGGCACTATGTTGATCATGATCATCAGTCAAAGTGCTCacctccatatcccacatggTCATGTGGTGATTGGAAATTAGCTTTAGCTCCAGGATGGGCTCAAAGCTTCATGCCCCAAGGATGGGGTGTACTAACAGACATGCACAAACCCAAGCATTCTAACTATAGTCCAAGGAAGGACTTCATCCAGGAGAGTTAGTTTCAGCCTTAGCAAGAGAAGGCTGCAGCTAAAAGAAACTCTAACAATCAAGCATGAGCGGGTTCATGCTGATACTAGTCAAATTGGACAAAAGTGGCAGCTAAACAACTGATTGAACTAGCATGCCACTCCCAAATTTCATCAGTAGAATTCAAACTGTATTTAGCTTAGGACTGGTGCTTCTGGGTGAAGCATGAACCATTTAGCAAACTCTAATCTTCTAGTCTTGGTGTTACCTAGAGCAAATGAATTTGACATGTGACCAGCATCTATTATCTCTTTCCAATGCATATTCACCGCCCACCAACTTTACTGACACATCATGTTGTAACTTCTTGTGTAACCAACCGCTCACCTTTTCTTAGCAAATGATTAGATGCACCAACTAACATTTCGTTTGATCTTTCAGTTGATAGCTTGCATCTAGGTGGTTAAGGCTCTAAGGAGAGCCTGTGCCCCTAATCAGAGACAGGTTCAGAGGAGTGCTAATGTTTGTTTTTAGCACTTGGCACTACCTCCCGTCATTCCAAGCACAGTATTGACTATCAGGGACTCCAAAGAAGGCTTTGGAGTAGCCAAGCACTGCTGTTTAACTCGTTAACACAATGGACCCATAGATATATTTTTATCGTCTTGGGTCATCCACTCATGTAGATGTTATTACTTCCCCGGTGTCACTACCATGGTTAGGTGAGGTCCAGGTCTTCCCCTTCCCACCCCTTtctttccctccctctctgcACAGGGCAGAGACCTTAATGTTTTTTAATCTACTATTACCAGACATGGTGATTGTAATAATAAAGTAGTACTATATACTGCTTGTAGGTCAAGCAGAACTATTTGTTATTCCACCCTGCATAAGTACTTGATATTCTGTCCATTTCAATTCAGTAGTGGGTACCTTATTTCCCAACATTGTAGTTCACCATATACTGTTGTGTAAAATATGTCCACTGTGTTGTGCATTTTTTATTCATCGGTCTTTGAATTGCTTATGTTCCAGTTGAATGTGAAATTAGACCCGTGAAAGTATGCCTTGAAAGCACTCACTTCATATATCATGCATTGGATGGACATTGGAAAGGCTAAGAACCTTGAGATAAAACTCAACTCCATCCAGTAGTATGTTAGTTGAATAAATTCCAACAACTGGGTGAGCTAGCAATTTCGCAATGCATCagtttctattgaacaaaacaCTTCTGTTGCGTTATAGTGTATAGAGATTCTAGTACTAGCAAGGTCCCTCGAGAGTTTTAATAATTTTACAAGAAGCCATGCCAAATGGTCATCATGCTCAGACTACTATGATCAAACTATGAATGTTTAACAATTGAAATATAAATAAACAGTTTACCTGGCCTCTGCAGTTCCATATGCAGATGAAAATGACGACCAGCTTATGATAACTATATTCCCAGCAAACCTAGACCATTCGATAGTTGGACATCATGGACAAATATGGAATAATCAGTATAACATCGtgaacgatttttttttttggggggggggggggggagtggggAGGGCCAGTGGTCACCAGCCTCAGTATAAGATTAAGCAAAAATTAAAGCAGTACATTATTTGAACATAGTAGCAGAGATCCTGGAAAGACTTACCTAATAATCTCGCAGTTGAAAACACACTAGCAATGACTCACATGCAAAACAGTTCCTCTAATCTGCTACCTACTAGCATGTGAATAAAATATCCAGTTAAAGAATgttaagaaaagaaagaaaacagagCAATCAAGCTTCCATAAACATGGAGTAAGGAACTTAGACCTTGGACAAAGCTGCTGCATAATAATCTAACAGTTCAGAACAGTAGTTGCAATAGTAACTTACATATAGTCCCTTACACGACAACCTAAGTTTTAAACACTGGTGCATTCATATCACGTATAAGAAAAGCATGTCCAGTGCAAACGGGTAGCCCATTAAAGGACAATGGTCCGCATACCACAAACTGGAAGCATGCCAAATCTCATACCACAAACACTTAACATTAAGAATCTATGACATATCTtcatgatagagatgaagtCCAAGACCAAGACGTGCACATGCACGACGAAAAGCCATTGCTTCTGCCTTCTGTACAGGATCACCATAGCTTGTATCATCAACAGAAGCAGTTCCAGTGGCCTCTCTGTAGATCTGATAAAAAAGAGCACACAACATTGTCAAGATACTCTTTATGTTAGTTCTAGCCATATAATAAATACAACTACTTGCACTTACAACAGCATAACACAGAGAACCCGTCATCAACTAGTTAACAGTTCACCGTTCTCGGTTCATGTAATACAACGATGATATACTTAGTGATCTCTTAAATCCTCACATTGTCATGTACGTATAAAATCTCATCTACTCATGAATCCCCTGCACCTTGCGTATGTTTATTGAAGTTTTAATTATGTAATAGAAGACTGTATGGAAAAATAGTATCATCCAAAAAGGGAGTAGTAAATGCCAAAATGGATCCATTTTTCATTAATAAAAAACGGAACAAACAGTTTTTTGGCATTGACAAACAGGCATGGCCAGTTTACAAAAAGTACCGTAATAATTAACAAGCAGAAACAACTAAGCAGCAACTAGCTGTTTTGTTCAGAATGCAAAAAAGCCAACAGAGATGGAAAAAATGGATCCAATAATAACAACAGGGTTATGAACACAACTTGCATTATAAAAGCTTCAGGAACTActagaaaagaaattcaaaaTTCAGCATCAAGCCAATTAAGCATTAACAGAAGAGAGTCAGTGGACACCGACATACTTAGAAAACAAGGGCTCAAAATAACAGCGAGGGACATGCAAATCTAAACACGGCTTGTTAACATCAATATTCTATAGTTACGTTTAACCATGGATGCAGTAGACAGTCTTTGGGTAGGTTATTGGACATTGTGTTATGCCTATTTCAGTAGAATATGGTAATCATAAAGGTAACAGTGGATCAAAAACAGAACGGAACTTAGTTTGAATTTATCAATAGCCAGTAGGTTGATAAAGATGAATGAAAGCACATTTATCAGTAGATTGCCAAAATACAAATGCAGCCACAAAATTCGGACTTCAACCAATTTTTCAGATTTCTATGGCATTGAGTTATAGAGATCAGTCATGTAGATATAAAAGCATTTGCTAGGAGAAAAGAGGTACCTCTGCATCAGTCCCATGAAGAGTCACACGATAGACAACAGATACAGATTTCCCATCAGATGAATAAACAATGCTGCGGATCTCACCGGACCATTCTGTAATGGATTACAAAAGGATAGAAGTAAAATAGGAAATGTAATTCCTCAACAATTCAACCTCTTCAAACTTTACCATCAACAAGAGAGCAAACAAATATCTGATTTAGTGAATAGTGATGACCAGAAGTTCACCTGGAGCATGTATGTTCAGAATTTTGTTGACAATGTGCCTGCAAGAGGCATCAGAAATGAGATCACAAGGATACAATGTGGTTCCccttatataaaaaaataaaatggacTGGGATAATACACATATAGCTTCCACAATCCAGCATCTTTTTCTCTAAAATGACAATGGTATCAAAATCAAAGCACTTATTAAacataaaccaaaaaaaaaaaagtctgatTCTCAAACTGCAAAGGAGGGCCCTCGAGTTGTTGAGAGGTAAACAAACGCCAAAATGGTGAAATTCTCAGTTTATTTTTCTGATGAGAGATTCTGTCAGGTTCCTTTAACAGGACGATGGATTTCACCTAAAGATATGCTCATGTTCATGACAGTTCCATTGAAGTTGTGCTGCAGTAGCAACCTCTTCGATTTAGAAAACCCATAGATCAAGTTTGCTCTATAGAAGTGTGGCAGATGTCGTCCTAACTAGTCATGAATCAGCCATCAAGGTTAATCAGTCCTCTGTTAATCAATCATCATTTGCAACTTTGAGAACATCACTGAAGGAATGAAGCCTTGAACCAACAATCAAGTCACTCTTACTAGATGTGATTCCCACTACACAGAACTACATAACATATCTAACACGTTTTTTCCTATGAACTTTTTGGAAAACACTATGATTCAACTAACCTACCCATCAACTCAGTAATATCTTACTCCAACACAACCTAATGCTTACACATAACTCTGCAAAATAGGCCAAACTTAAGCGAAAACGAGCACAAATCTCCGTACTTGCCCAATCGTTAGCATCATTGCACGACAAAAGCAAGGTTCGATGGGTGATCAGCTGATCGCGACAGATCGAGCGGGT includes:
- the LOC133925605 gene encoding DNA repair RAD52-like protein 1, mitochondrial; translation: MVPGALARLLRRAPTPRLARPFAAKARASRHPQEPELLSEDDDDFAGGGVVAPTEGISKPLAEVLKELGKRVPDSLVKSRVEDDGFAIKYIPWHIVNKILNIHAPEWSGEIRSIVYSSDGKSVSVVYRVTLHGTDAEIYREATGTASVDDTSYGDPVQKAEAMAFRRACARLGLGLHLYHEDMS